The Deltaproteobacteria bacterium genome has a window encoding:
- a CDS encoding HAD family hydrolase, which produces MALRAVTFDCWQTLLADGNLDAARELRTAALVEASAARGVEVAPEAALAAIRAAHGRHVELWSRGIGSGSPEIAGWALASLGIDDAPLAAALGRRFEDAGLAGEVEALPGAGETLAALARRGVRLALVCDTGFSGGRIVRRFLARVGLLDALEILVFSDEVGVPKPHPRMFEAALGPLGVDPAHAVHVGDLRRTDVAGGRGHGMGTVRIRATHDDLSDHPEADAVADSHAELRELLCARLP; this is translated from the coding sequence ATGGCGCTGCGCGCGGTCACCTTCGACTGCTGGCAGACGCTGCTCGCGGACGGCAACCTCGACGCCGCCCGCGAGCTGCGCACGGCGGCGCTCGTCGAGGCCTCTGCCGCGCGCGGCGTCGAGGTCGCGCCCGAGGCCGCCCTCGCGGCGATCCGCGCCGCGCACGGCCGCCACGTCGAGCTCTGGTCGCGCGGGATCGGCAGCGGCTCGCCCGAGATCGCGGGCTGGGCGCTCGCCTCGCTCGGCATCGACGACGCTCCGCTCGCCGCGGCGCTCGGCCGCCGCTTCGAGGACGCCGGCCTGGCTGGCGAGGTCGAGGCCCTGCCGGGCGCCGGGGAGACGCTCGCCGCGCTCGCCCGGCGCGGCGTCCGCCTCGCGCTCGTCTGCGACACCGGCTTCAGCGGGGGCCGCATCGTGCGCCGCTTCCTGGCGCGCGTGGGCCTGCTGGACGCGCTCGAGATCCTGGTCTTCTCGGACGAGGTCGGCGTCCCGAAGCCGCACCCGCGCATGTTCGAGGCCGCGCTGGGCCCCCTCGGTGTCGACCCGGCCCACGCGGTGCACGTCGGCGACCTGCGCCGCACCGACGTGGCGGGCGGGCGCGGCCACGGCATGGGCACTGTGCGCATCCGCGCCACCCACGACGACCTCTCGGATCACCCGGAGGCGGACGCCGTCGCCGACAGCCACGCGGAGCTCCGGGAGCTGCTCTGCGCGAGACTCCCCTGA
- a CDS encoding amidohydrolase: MCIGCNPKLETALRLMVSRREVIAGGIGALAAPLAPHVARAQPERAEILFRNGTVLTMDPARPRAEAVAVAGGRILAVGAEHELEGLRAAGTRVVDLAGGALLPGFVDPHMHTIFAAFESWLDAGPFARRTLDEVVEALRAQTAKTPPGGWVKAWQFDASITPGTIPIDRALLDRIAPEHPLFLFESNGHIAHVNSKALAAAGIGRETPDPPQGRFERDANGELTGRLDEGPALAPFLARIGMPGPEELAAAIGRLFRKAASRGCTSLFDCSIGALGPADLELLRGVMAADPPIRFGGALVSTHAKAWRDAGLAPGFGNERFRIGAVKAWSDGSNQGRSGYQRQPYLGSGGRGALNYTPEALTETVRAAHDAGWQVCVHANGDAAIDTTLDAYEAALAARPRPGHRHRIEHCSILHDDQIARMKALGLSPSFLIGHVHFWGRAFRDEILGPARASRLDPCASALRAGLRPSLHSDWSVTDIEPLRLVENAVTRRMRDGGEVLNPAERVTPEAALRMVTADAAWQCGRDATGVLAAGKAADLVILAADPTRVDPAALRSIAVRETWLDGERRFQA, translated from the coding sequence ATGTGCATCGGCTGCAATCCGAAGCTCGAGACCGCGCTCCGCCTGATGGTCTCGCGCCGCGAGGTGATCGCGGGCGGGATCGGCGCGCTGGCGGCGCCGCTCGCGCCGCACGTCGCACGAGCGCAGCCCGAGCGCGCCGAGATCCTGTTCCGCAACGGGACCGTGCTCACGATGGACCCCGCCCGGCCGCGCGCCGAGGCGGTCGCGGTCGCCGGCGGGCGGATCCTCGCGGTCGGCGCGGAGCACGAGCTCGAGGGCCTGCGGGCGGCCGGGACGCGCGTGGTCGACCTGGCCGGCGGGGCGCTCCTGCCGGGCTTCGTCGATCCCCACATGCACACCATCTTCGCGGCCTTCGAGAGCTGGCTCGACGCCGGCCCCTTCGCGCGCCGGACCCTGGACGAGGTCGTCGAGGCGCTGCGCGCGCAGACGGCGAAGACGCCGCCGGGCGGGTGGGTCAAGGCCTGGCAGTTCGACGCCTCGATCACGCCCGGCACGATCCCGATCGATCGCGCGCTCCTCGACCGGATCGCCCCCGAGCACCCGCTCTTCCTCTTCGAGTCGAACGGCCACATCGCGCACGTGAACAGCAAGGCGCTCGCCGCGGCCGGGATCGGCCGCGAGACGCCCGATCCGCCGCAGGGGCGCTTCGAGCGCGACGCGAACGGCGAGCTCACCGGCCGGCTCGACGAGGGGCCGGCGCTCGCGCCCTTCCTCGCCCGGATCGGGATGCCCGGACCCGAGGAGCTCGCGGCGGCGATCGGGCGCCTGTTCCGCAAGGCCGCGAGCCGCGGCTGCACGAGCCTCTTCGACTGCAGCATCGGCGCGCTCGGCCCGGCCGACCTCGAGCTCCTCCGGGGCGTCATGGCCGCGGACCCGCCGATCCGCTTCGGCGGCGCCCTCGTCTCGACGCACGCGAAGGCGTGGCGCGACGCCGGGCTCGCGCCGGGCTTCGGGAACGAGCGCTTCCGGATCGGCGCCGTGAAGGCATGGTCCGACGGGTCGAACCAGGGGCGCAGCGGCTACCAGCGCCAGCCTTATCTGGGCTCCGGAGGCCGGGGCGCCCTCAACTACACGCCGGAGGCCCTGACCGAGACCGTGCGCGCCGCCCACGACGCGGGCTGGCAGGTCTGCGTGCACGCCAACGGCGACGCCGCGATCGACACCACGCTCGACGCCTACGAGGCCGCGCTGGCGGCCCGGCCCCGTCCCGGCCACCGGCACCGGATCGAGCACTGCTCGATCCTCCACGACGACCAGATCGCGCGGATGAAGGCGCTCGGCCTGTCGCCCTCGTTCCTGATCGGCCACGTCCACTTCTGGGGCCGCGCCTTCCGCGACGAGATCCTCGGGCCCGCGCGCGCGAGCCGCCTCGACCCCTGCGCCTCCGCGTTGCGCGCCGGCCTGCGCCCGAGCCTGCACTCGGACTGGAGCGTGACCGACATCGAGCCGCTGCGGCTCGTCGAGAACGCCGTCACGCGCCGGATGCGCGACGGCGGCGAGGTGCTGAACCCGGCCGAGCGCGTCACGCCGGAGGCCGCGCTGCGCATGGTGACCGCCGACGCGGCCTGGCAGTGCGGGCGCGACGCGACCGGCGTCCTGGCCGCCGGCAAGGCCGCGGACCTCGTGATCCTCGCCGCGGACCCCACCCGCGTGGACCCCGCGGCGCTGCGCAGCATCGCCGTCCGCGAGACCTGGCTCGACGGCGAGCGGCGCTTCCAGGCCTAG